Proteins encoded together in one Streptomyces sp. NA04227 window:
- a CDS encoding D-arabinono-1,4-lactone oxidase: MADRRHGRAGTETARTAAAGQWRNWAGTERITPARVVSPGSTEEVARAVREAARDGLGVKAVGSGHSFSGAAVAPGVQLRPEGMDRLVSVDTATGLVTVEAGMPLHRLSSRLAERGLAMEILGDIDRQTVAGAVSTGTHGSGARFRSISNQIHALELVLADGSVATCSATERPDLFAAARLGLGALGVLTRVTLQCVPLYALRAVDAKRGFEETLDNLGQLVEENDHFEFFWFPHTGTALTRSFTRLPADTELRPLSALSRTVDDRLVTNIGFEALLRAGTRWPRLVPGITRLVTRAVGAREFTDLAPNVFASDRDVRFREGEYAIPRAELPSVLRELKRWVDGNDEKVSFPFEVRFVRADELWLSPAHERDVAYVAFHQYHRMPHERWFGVCEDILGSVGGRPHWGKMHRLDAAELAARYPRFGDFTALRDTLDPDGLFANPYLDRVLGPARNRAENTAG; the protein is encoded by the coding sequence GTGGCGGATCGACGGCACGGGCGGGCCGGTACGGAGACGGCGCGTACGGCTGCGGCCGGGCAGTGGCGGAACTGGGCGGGCACCGAGCGCATCACCCCGGCGCGGGTGGTGAGCCCCGGCTCCACCGAAGAGGTCGCGCGGGCGGTGCGCGAGGCCGCCCGGGACGGGCTCGGGGTGAAGGCCGTCGGCTCGGGCCATTCGTTCAGCGGGGCCGCCGTGGCTCCCGGGGTGCAGCTGCGGCCCGAGGGCATGGACCGGCTGGTGTCGGTGGACACCGCGACCGGCCTGGTCACCGTCGAGGCGGGCATGCCGCTGCACCGGCTGAGCAGCCGTCTCGCCGAGCGCGGTCTCGCGATGGAGATCCTCGGCGACATCGACCGGCAGACGGTGGCCGGTGCGGTGTCGACCGGTACGCACGGCAGCGGCGCCCGCTTCCGCAGCATCTCCAACCAGATCCACGCCCTCGAACTGGTCCTGGCCGACGGCTCGGTGGCGACCTGCTCGGCCACCGAGCGGCCCGACCTGTTCGCCGCCGCCCGGCTCGGCCTCGGCGCGCTCGGCGTACTGACCCGGGTCACCCTCCAGTGCGTCCCGCTGTACGCGCTGCGCGCCGTGGACGCCAAGCGCGGCTTCGAGGAGACCCTCGACAACCTCGGCCAACTCGTCGAGGAAAACGACCACTTCGAGTTCTTCTGGTTCCCGCACACCGGGACCGCGCTGACCCGCAGCTTCACCCGGCTGCCCGCGGACACCGAACTGCGGCCGCTGAGCGCGCTGAGCCGCACCGTGGACGACCGCCTGGTCACCAACATCGGCTTCGAGGCCCTGCTGCGGGCCGGCACCCGCTGGCCCCGCCTGGTGCCGGGCATCACGCGGCTGGTCACCCGCGCGGTCGGCGCCCGCGAGTTCACCGACCTCGCGCCGAACGTCTTCGCCTCCGACCGCGACGTACGGTTCCGGGAAGGCGAGTACGCCATCCCGCGCGCCGAACTCCCCTCTGTCCTCAGGGAGTTGAAGCGCTGGGTGGACGGCAACGACGAAAAGGTGTCGTTCCCCTTCGAGGTGCGGTTCGTGCGCGCCGACGAGCTCTGGCTCTCCCCCGCACATGAGCGGGACGTCGCCTACGTCGCCTTCCACCAGTACCACCGCATGCCCCATGAACGCTGGTTCGGCGTCTGCGAGGACATCCTCGGCAGCGTCGGCGGCCGCCCGCACTGGGGCAAGATGCACCGCCTGGACGCCGCCGAACTCGCCGCCCGCTACCCGAGGTTCGGCGACTTCACCGCCCTGCGCGACACGCTGGACCCGGACGGACTGTTCGCCAACCCGTACCTGGACCGTGTCCTCGGCCCCGCGCGCAACAGGGCCGAGAACACGGCTGGTTGA
- a CDS encoding S8 family peptidase yields MATHKRVGKRKIAIAVAAAGALTAGVFVALPAGASAPAEGTVYGAEAKGAIDGNYIVMLKGGQSIKATSSGKDLAKEYGGTFKRGFDSAINGFSATGLSETEAKRLAADDAVAKVVQSHRFTISATQDNPPSWGIDRIDQADGPADSKYNYPDAAGEGVTAYVIDTGVRVSHKDFEGRAKSGFDAIDNDDNADDGNGHGTHVAGTIAGAAHGVAKKANIVAVRVLDDNGSGTTEQVVAGIDWVTENHEGPSVANMSLGGGADEALDAAVKRSIESGVTYGVAAGNESSPTEGSPARVEEAITVASSTKDDEQSDFSNFGEAVDIYAPGTDITSAWNEGDDATNTISGTSMATPHVVGAAALYLGAHQDAAPADVAKALVDGATPDKITNPGEGTPNKLLKIVE; encoded by the coding sequence ATGGCAACGCACAAGCGTGTCGGCAAGCGCAAGATAGCCATCGCGGTCGCAGCCGCGGGTGCCCTGACCGCGGGCGTCTTCGTCGCTCTCCCGGCCGGCGCCTCCGCTCCCGCCGAGGGCACCGTCTACGGCGCCGAGGCCAAGGGCGCGATCGACGGCAACTACATCGTCATGCTGAAGGGCGGCCAGAGCATCAAGGCCACCTCCTCGGGCAAGGACCTCGCCAAGGAGTACGGCGGCACCTTCAAGCGTGGCTTCGACTCGGCCATCAACGGCTTCTCGGCCACCGGCCTGAGCGAGACCGAGGCCAAGCGCCTCGCGGCCGACGACGCGGTCGCCAAGGTCGTCCAGAGCCACCGCTTCACCATCAGCGCCACCCAGGACAACCCGCCGTCCTGGGGCATCGACCGCATCGACCAGGCCGACGGCCCGGCCGACAGCAAGTACAACTACCCCGACGCCGCCGGTGAGGGCGTCACCGCGTACGTCATCGACACCGGCGTCCGTGTGAGCCACAAGGACTTCGAGGGCCGCGCCAAGTCCGGCTTCGACGCCATCGACAACGACGACAACGCCGACGACGGCAACGGTCACGGCACCCACGTCGCGGGCACCATCGCCGGTGCCGCGCACGGTGTCGCCAAGAAGGCCAACATCGTCGCCGTCCGCGTCCTCGACGACAACGGCTCGGGCACCACCGAGCAGGTCGTCGCGGGCATCGACTGGGTCACCGAGAACCACGAGGGCCCGTCCGTCGCCAACATGAGCCTCGGCGGCGGCGCCGACGAGGCCCTGGACGCTGCGGTCAAGCGCTCCATCGAGTCGGGCGTGACCTACGGTGTCGCGGCCGGCAACGAGTCCTCCCCGACCGAGGGTTCGCCCGCCCGCGTCGAGGAGGCCATCACGGTCGCCTCCTCGACGAAGGACGACGAGCAGTCGGACTTCTCCAACTTCGGTGAGGCCGTGGACATCTACGCTCCGGGCACGGACATCACGTCCGCCTGGAACGAGGGTGACGACGCCACCAACACCATCTCGGGTACCTCGATGGCCACCCCGCACGTGGTCGGCGCGGCCGCCCTCTACCTGGGCGCCCACCAGGACGCCGCCCCGGCGGACGTCGCCAAGGCGCTCGTCGACGGTGCCACCCCGGACAAGATCACCAACCCGGGCGAGGGCACCCCGAACAAGCTCCTCAAGATCGTCGAGTAA
- a CDS encoding tetratricopeptide repeat protein: MGIFRRDRRTDANRDADAELAFERGTREFRAGRYAEAATHLGDAVKLAPNSPEAQFLLGAALFNVGKSKAAIGPLRRCLTLRPEHAEGLFALGMALGRTGELDTGLAHISKAASLGEPKALEMLPQLGADYCRACTRPAHYAKGDTSASILVMGPNIGMSCESCRTVLCGPCARRDRFGPMVLNCPDCEGPLAPLSRN, translated from the coding sequence ATGGGAATCTTCCGACGGGATCGTCGTACGGACGCGAACCGGGATGCCGACGCCGAGCTGGCCTTCGAACGGGGAACGCGGGAGTTCCGCGCGGGGCGCTATGCCGAGGCGGCCACCCACCTCGGTGACGCGGTGAAGCTCGCCCCCAACTCGCCGGAGGCTCAATTCCTGCTGGGCGCCGCCCTGTTCAATGTAGGGAAGTCGAAGGCCGCCATCGGTCCGCTGCGCCGGTGCCTGACCCTTCGGCCCGAGCATGCCGAGGGGCTCTTCGCGCTCGGCATGGCCCTCGGCCGGACCGGGGAACTGGACACCGGCCTCGCACACATCTCGAAGGCCGCCTCGCTCGGGGAGCCGAAGGCACTGGAGATGCTGCCCCAACTCGGCGCCGACTACTGCCGTGCGTGCACCCGCCCGGCCCACTACGCCAAGGGCGACACCAGCGCGAGCATTCTCGTCATGGGCCCCAACATCGGTATGAGCTGCGAGAGTTGCCGCACCGTGCTGTGCGGTCCGTGCGCCCGCCGCGACCGGTTCGGACCGATGGTCCTCAACTGCCCTGACTGTGAAGGTCCGTTGGCCCCGCTCTCCCGTAACTGA
- a CDS encoding VWA domain-containing protein, with protein sequence MSAGGDGAESAGVVEAAPVDGLTERLTDFVQALRGHDMRVGPGESAQAAEVLALLGLRDRERVRAGLAAVLLSAERQRTVFDAVFDVYFPLGVNDLLGDGRPEGDVSPDAAADVADAPELPSPPSQLDERALLEDLRDRIAAALAENDSGARARLAREAVGAFGRYGSGSGTDGWSAHQTLSRVQPQILLARVLAALRANRGGSGGSGGAGGGGEGASGQGGQGGQGGQAGQGGRAGQADQYVDRFEPDEIRRRIEAFRQEVRAEARRRVAERQGREKVAARARSLSADETDFRLTDARKRAELRRTVQPLARKLATRLAARRRRAARGTVDLRRSLRRSLSTGGVPLSLAYRRRRPARPEIVLLCDVSGSVAGFAHFTMLLVQAMRDQFSKLRVYAFVNRTDEVTDFVKAAGSGDPERLGERILTEATVSGWHGSSDYGTALGEFAERHLSAVGPRTTVLILGDARTNNWDPNLPALREIGERARTVQWLNPEPVSLWGTGDSAALHYAALVDMHPCRSVRQLGELVGRLVPV encoded by the coding sequence ATGAGCGCGGGCGGCGACGGAGCCGAGAGCGCGGGTGTCGTGGAGGCGGCCCCCGTCGACGGCCTCACCGAGCGGCTGACCGACTTCGTCCAGGCGCTGCGCGGCCACGACATGCGCGTGGGACCGGGCGAGAGCGCCCAGGCAGCCGAGGTGCTCGCACTGCTCGGACTGCGCGACCGCGAGCGCGTACGGGCCGGACTGGCCGCTGTGTTGCTCAGCGCCGAACGCCAACGCACCGTCTTCGACGCGGTGTTCGACGTGTACTTCCCGTTGGGCGTGAACGACCTGCTCGGTGACGGTCGGCCGGAGGGGGACGTGTCCCCGGACGCCGCCGCCGACGTCGCCGATGCGCCCGAACTGCCTTCCCCACCATCCCAGTTGGACGAACGCGCCCTCCTCGAAGACCTGCGGGACCGCATCGCCGCCGCGCTCGCCGAGAACGACAGCGGGGCGCGGGCCCGGCTCGCGCGGGAGGCGGTGGGCGCGTTCGGGCGGTACGGGTCCGGCTCCGGTACGGACGGCTGGTCGGCGCACCAGACGTTGAGCCGGGTCCAGCCGCAGATCCTCCTCGCCCGGGTGCTCGCGGCGCTGCGGGCGAATCGTGGTGGGAGCGGTGGGAGCGGTGGGGCCGGTGGAGGCGGTGAAGGCGCGTCCGGGCAGGGCGGACAGGGCGGGCAGGGCGGACAGGCTGGGCAGGGCGGACGGGCCGGGCAGGCCGATCAGTACGTGGACCGCTTCGAGCCGGACGAGATCCGGCGCCGTATCGAGGCCTTCCGGCAGGAGGTACGGGCCGAGGCGCGGCGGCGGGTGGCCGAGCGGCAGGGGCGGGAGAAGGTCGCCGCGCGGGCCCGCTCACTGAGCGCCGACGAGACGGACTTCCGTCTCACCGACGCCCGTAAGCGGGCCGAACTCCGGCGCACCGTACAGCCGTTGGCGCGCAAGCTGGCCACCCGGCTCGCGGCGCGGCGGCGCCGGGCGGCGCGCGGCACCGTCGACCTGCGCCGCAGTCTGCGCCGTTCGCTGTCGACCGGTGGGGTGCCGCTGAGTCTGGCGTACCGGCGTCGCAGGCCCGCCCGTCCGGAGATCGTGCTGCTCTGCGACGTGTCCGGCTCGGTGGCCGGGTTCGCGCACTTCACGATGCTGCTCGTCCAGGCGATGCGGGACCAGTTCAGCAAGTTGCGGGTGTACGCCTTCGTCAACCGTACGGACGAGGTGACCGACTTCGTGAAGGCGGCGGGCAGCGGCGACCCGGAGCGGCTGGGCGAGCGCATCCTCACCGAGGCGACGGTCTCCGGCTGGCACGGGAGCAGTGACTACGGCACGGCGCTGGGCGAGTTCGCCGAGCGCCATCTGTCGGCGGTGGGCCCGCGCACCACGGTCCTCATCCTCGGCGACGCCCGTACCAACAACTGGGACCCCAACCTGCCCGCCCTGCGCGAGATCGGCGAACGCGCCCGCACCGTCCAGTGGCTCAACCCCGAACCCGTTTCCCTGTGGGGCACGGGCGACTCGGCCGCCCTGCACTACGCGGCCCTGGTCGACATGCACCCGTGCCGCAGCGTGCGCCAACTCGGTGAACTGGTCGGGCGGTTGGTGCCTGTGTAG
- a CDS encoding MoxR family ATPase, with product MSEGGASAKGAPGGHAAGFFASVDDVADRLAEVGYLASPSVATTVFLADRLGKPLLVEGPAGVGKTELAKAVARVGAAPLTRLQCYEGIDESRALYEWNHAKQLLRITAGRDEAWDETRSDIFSEEYLLARPLLTAIRGTEPSVLLIDEMDKADIEVEALLLEVLSDFQITVPELGTITAAHRPFVLLTSNASRELSEALRRRCLFLHLDYPEPELEQRIVQLKVPGLGDVLADSVVRTIAALRAMDLRKAPSVAETIDWAQTLLALGADALDEDVVRDSLGVILKHQDDITKAAQKLTTATSATA from the coding sequence ATGAGCGAAGGCGGAGCAAGCGCGAAGGGTGCGCCGGGTGGGCACGCCGCCGGGTTCTTCGCGTCCGTGGACGATGTCGCCGACCGCCTCGCCGAGGTGGGGTATCTGGCCTCGCCGTCCGTGGCGACGACCGTGTTCCTGGCCGACCGGCTCGGCAAGCCGTTGCTGGTCGAAGGACCGGCCGGGGTCGGCAAGACCGAACTGGCCAAGGCGGTGGCCCGGGTCGGCGCCGCGCCGTTGACCCGGCTCCAGTGCTACGAGGGCATCGACGAGTCGCGCGCCCTGTACGAGTGGAACCACGCCAAGCAGCTGCTGCGGATCACGGCCGGGCGTGACGAGGCCTGGGACGAGACCCGTAGCGACATCTTCAGCGAGGAGTACCTGCTCGCCCGGCCGCTGCTCACGGCGATCCGCGGTACGGAGCCCTCGGTGCTCCTGATCGACGAGATGGACAAGGCCGACATCGAGGTGGAGGCCCTGCTCCTGGAGGTGCTCAGCGACTTCCAGATCACCGTGCCGGAACTTGGCACCATCACGGCGGCGCACCGGCCCTTCGTCCTGCTCACCTCCAACGCCAGCCGCGAACTGTCCGAGGCCCTGCGCAGGCGCTGCCTCTTCCTGCACCTGGACTACCCCGAGCCCGAACTGGAGCAGCGCATCGTCCAGTTGAAGGTGCCCGGCCTCGGCGACGTGCTCGCCGACTCGGTCGTGCGTACCATCGCCGCACTGCGCGCCATGGACCTGCGCAAGGCACCCTCCGTGGCCGAGACCATCGACTGGGCGCAGACCCTGCTCGCGCTCGGCGCGGACGCCCTGGACGAGGACGTCGTACGCGACAGCCTCGGCGTGATCCTCAAGCACCAGGACGACATCACCAAGGCCGCGCAGAAGCTGACCACGGCGACAAGCGCCACGGCATGA
- a CDS encoding snapalysin family zinc-dependent metalloprotease — translation MSSHRRGLRIALGLAAVATAAVLPGTAQAQSTGTPTTVRTPAVAFDHGDGPASGKAFLETVLRVAEVKQDAEPGLQTVTITYNDDRAPSYQDAIDASTEIWNGAVENVRLEETGGEGDFSYREGEGDGSYATRDLVFLDNNQIQGEGFDATRVVAHETGHILGLDDNYEGPCSELMSGGGAGTECTNARPNEDERARVDEIWADR, via the coding sequence ATGAGTTCTCACCGACGAGGCCTGCGCATCGCCCTGGGCCTGGCGGCAGTGGCCACGGCCGCGGTCCTTCCCGGCACCGCGCAAGCGCAGAGCACGGGCACCCCCACGACCGTCCGCACCCCGGCGGTCGCCTTCGACCACGGCGACGGTCCCGCCTCGGGCAAGGCGTTCCTCGAAACCGTCCTGCGCGTGGCCGAGGTCAAGCAGGACGCCGAGCCCGGCCTGCAGACCGTGACGATCACCTACAACGACGATCGAGCCCCGAGCTACCAGGACGCCATCGACGCCAGTACCGAGATCTGGAACGGCGCCGTCGAGAACGTACGACTGGAAGAGACCGGCGGCGAGGGCGACTTCAGCTACCGCGAGGGCGAGGGCGACGGTTCGTACGCGACCCGCGATCTGGTCTTCCTCGACAACAACCAGATCCAGGGCGAGGGCTTCGACGCCACCCGCGTCGTCGCCCACGAGACGGGACACATCCTCGGTCTGGACGACAACTACGAGGGTCCGTGCAGCGAGTTGATGTCCGGCGGCGGTGCGGGTACGGAGTGCACCAACGCCCGGCCGAACGAGGACGAGCGCGCACGTGTGGACGAGATCTGGGCGGACCGGTAG
- a CDS encoding LuxR family transcriptional regulator yields MHTYANRPDDGAAGVGGGHGDGQAPRQPWSRLTHIRASVPGPVLFLVEGAAGSGKSRLVRRALEVDVFAGLPRTVAVCTAEGVRTTSSDAPKPPHASEPPKAFPDAFVEDLASVLAPVLAAAEPCVLLVENMHLADAETRRMLWRCLRRAGAGTGPEAGAEAAAFTLILTYRPEELPVPGLPWGWAVDYPAELTVVRQRVGALTAAQVTGMAHTALGGELCGPGFAARLYQRAGGNAQVAVDLLRLCAPVAGDTRRRTSEDVDEAGVPARLSELTLGRLAGLPERYRPVVWAAAVLDEPVGGRELAVVAGLDGPDGPDGPGGPGEREPLIAALAAGVLQECGAAGEAGYGFAVPLAAKAVRESLPGPTRERLHRAAADFLVRAHPVPWERVAHHRRGGRQVRQWLRAVERAARQYEARGDHLAAIRLLERTLAVSAVPREFRDRLAIVLAHNALEGPRSDRALEVLRQIVDDPDLAPGVRGEARLDLGMLLSNQAGDPLRGKAELVRAVEELAERPALASRAMSHLAMPDWPGLSLAENIKWLTRAEAAAERSGDEVAKAATLANRISVMLSTGDAGGWPLLERLPRESEILACRQHAARGLVNAGEDAVITGYYRTARELLSEGIGLSERTGTPYSVASGRGARLLCDWMTGDWRGLPERARALADETERMSMITGLPTLSHAALALARGEWTEVKSLLYGPAAPRESSAPHTLLALASGLRIRLALAREQSEEATREAARTWRRLREKGVWVWAAEVAPWALQAVLGAGRAEEAEAMVAEYAAGIRDRDAPVAAAALDWCRAALAEARGERAEALAHFHSARGAYAELPRPYMAALAAERAGHVALAVDEEGRKSHPDEPGRKPDHDEPGRKLDQDEPGRMPGQNDAGRKPDQDEAFGELRDAVSELSALGALWDAARVRATLRAHQPQEERRPRGRPSYGCMLSPREEEVARFAASGLTNKEIAVTLHLSPRTVEQHIARAMRKTGVQTRTGLTEPLPGSWTGSRPLSSYPAQGVPPQDDPGQGGPAYDSPAQDGPAYDDPGTRW; encoded by the coding sequence ATGCATACGTACGCGAACAGGCCGGACGACGGCGCGGCGGGTGTCGGCGGCGGACACGGTGACGGGCAGGCCCCCCGGCAGCCGTGGTCGCGGCTGACACACATACGTGCCTCGGTGCCCGGACCGGTGCTGTTCCTCGTCGAGGGCGCCGCGGGCTCGGGCAAGAGCAGGCTGGTACGGCGCGCGCTGGAGGTCGACGTGTTCGCGGGTCTGCCGCGGACCGTGGCCGTGTGCACCGCCGAGGGCGTGCGGACAACGTCCTCGGACGCCCCGAAGCCGCCGCACGCGTCGGAACCGCCAAAAGCCTTTCCGGACGCCTTTGTTGAGGATCTCGCCTCGGTGCTCGCCCCCGTGCTCGCAGCCGCCGAACCGTGCGTACTGCTGGTCGAGAACATGCACTTGGCCGACGCCGAGACCCGACGGATGCTGTGGCGCTGCCTGCGGCGAGCGGGTGCGGGTACGGGTCCGGAGGCAGGGGCGGAGGCGGCGGCGTTCACCCTGATCCTCACCTACCGCCCCGAGGAACTGCCCGTTCCGGGGCTGCCGTGGGGGTGGGCGGTCGACTACCCGGCGGAACTGACCGTGGTGCGGCAGCGTGTCGGGGCGCTGACGGCTGCCCAGGTCACCGGCATGGCGCACACGGCGCTGGGCGGGGAGCTGTGCGGCCCGGGTTTCGCCGCCCGGCTGTATCAGCGTGCGGGCGGAAATGCCCAAGTCGCCGTGGATCTGCTGCGGTTGTGCGCGCCCGTCGCGGGCGACACCCGGCGCCGTACGTCCGAGGATGTGGACGAGGCCGGGGTGCCGGCCCGCCTGTCGGAGCTGACGCTCGGCCGACTGGCCGGCCTGCCCGAGCGGTACCGACCCGTCGTATGGGCGGCGGCGGTGCTCGACGAGCCGGTCGGCGGCCGGGAGCTGGCCGTGGTGGCGGGGCTCGATGGGCCCGATGGGCCCGATGGGCCTGGTGGGCCCGGTGAACGGGAGCCGCTGATCGCGGCGTTGGCGGCCGGTGTGCTCCAGGAGTGCGGTGCGGCGGGTGAGGCGGGTTACGGCTTCGCGGTGCCGCTGGCGGCGAAGGCCGTACGGGAGTCTCTGCCGGGGCCGACCCGGGAGCGGCTGCACCGGGCCGCCGCCGACTTCCTGGTGCGTGCGCATCCGGTGCCGTGGGAGCGCGTCGCACATCACCGCAGAGGGGGCCGCCAGGTCCGGCAGTGGCTGCGGGCCGTGGAGCGCGCGGCCCGGCAGTACGAGGCGCGGGGCGACCACCTGGCGGCGATCCGGCTGCTGGAGCGGACGCTGGCCGTGAGCGCCGTGCCACGGGAGTTCCGTGACCGGCTGGCGATCGTACTGGCGCACAACGCGCTCGAAGGTCCCCGCTCGGACCGTGCCTTGGAGGTACTGCGCCAGATCGTCGACGACCCGGACCTCGCGCCGGGCGTGCGCGGCGAGGCCCGCCTCGACCTCGGGATGCTGTTGAGCAACCAGGCGGGGGACCCGTTGCGGGGCAAGGCCGAACTCGTGCGCGCTGTCGAGGAGTTGGCCGAGCGTCCCGCCCTGGCCAGCCGGGCGATGTCGCACCTGGCGATGCCGGACTGGCCCGGCCTGTCTCTCGCCGAGAACATCAAGTGGCTGACGAGGGCCGAGGCGGCGGCCGAGCGGTCCGGCGACGAGGTGGCCAAGGCCGCGACCCTGGCGAACCGGATCAGTGTGATGCTGTCCACCGGTGACGCCGGAGGATGGCCGCTGCTGGAACGCCTCCCGCGCGAGAGCGAGATCCTCGCCTGCCGTCAGCATGCGGCACGCGGCCTGGTCAACGCGGGCGAGGACGCCGTGATCACCGGCTACTACCGCACGGCCAGGGAACTCCTGAGCGAGGGCATCGGCCTGTCCGAGCGCACCGGTACCCCCTACAGCGTCGCGAGCGGACGCGGCGCCCGGCTGCTCTGCGACTGGATGACCGGCGACTGGCGAGGTCTGCCCGAACGCGCCCGGGCGCTGGCCGACGAGACCGAGCGCATGTCGATGATCACCGGCCTGCCGACCCTGTCGCACGCCGCGCTCGCGCTGGCGCGCGGCGAATGGACCGAGGTGAAGTCCCTCCTGTACGGACCGGCCGCACCCCGCGAATCCAGTGCCCCGCACACCTTGCTGGCGCTGGCGTCCGGACTGCGCATTCGCCTCGCGCTCGCCCGCGAGCAGTCCGAGGAGGCGACCCGGGAGGCGGCCCGTACGTGGCGGCGACTGCGCGAGAAAGGGGTGTGGGTCTGGGCCGCCGAGGTGGCGCCGTGGGCTCTCCAAGCCGTCCTGGGCGCGGGGCGCGCGGAGGAGGCGGAGGCAATGGTGGCCGAGTACGCCGCGGGAATCCGGGACCGCGACGCCCCTGTCGCGGCGGCGGCGCTCGACTGGTGCCGCGCGGCCCTGGCCGAGGCGCGGGGCGAGCGGGCGGAGGCGCTGGCGCACTTCCACAGCGCGCGCGGCGCGTACGCCGAACTGCCCCGCCCCTATATGGCCGCCCTGGCGGCGGAGCGGGCCGGACATGTCGCCCTCGCCGTGGACGAGGAGGGACGGAAGTCCCACCCGGACGAGCCGGGACGGAAGCCCGATCACGACGAGCCGGGACGGAAGCTCGACCAGGATGAACCAGGACGGATGCCCGGCCAGAACGACGCGGGACGCAAGCCCGACCAGGACGAGGCGTTCGGCGAACTGCGCGATGCCGTAAGCGAGTTGAGTGCCCTCGGTGCGCTCTGGGACGCCGCCCGGGTCCGCGCGACGCTACGGGCGCACCAGCCGCAGGAGGAACGGCGCCCGCGCGGTCGGCCGAGCTACGGCTGCATGCTGTCGCCGCGCGAGGAGGAGGTCGCCCGGTTCGCCGCGTCAGGCCTGACCAACAAGGAGATCGCGGTGACCCTGCACCTGTCCCCGCGCACCGTCGAGCAGCACATCGCGCGTGCCATGCGCAAAACCGGTGTACAGACCCGGACCGGGCTCACCGAGCCACTCCCGGGCTCTTGGACGGGGAGTCGGCCACTGTCGTCGTACCCGGCGCAGGGCGTCCCGCCGCAGGACGACCCGGGGCAGGGTGGCCCCGCGTACGACAGCCCCGCGCAGGACGGCCCCGCGTACGACGACCCCGGCACACGGTGGTGA